DNA from Agarilytica rhodophyticola:
AAACAAGGTTTTTTTGCAAATGAGAATTATTACATTTAAGATGCCGTTCTGTAAATAAGCACGCAGCAAAAATCTGATAGATTTTACCCTTGTCTAAATTCAAACCGGGTTTGTTGTGCTATTACTTACACATTTTGAAATGCTTCATGCATAAGTATCCCTTCTGTAAAATGTCATTAGAGACATTATCGGGGGTATGTTGACACAAAAATCAACATGCCTATACTTGCTATATATACAAAATACCAGCTTTTATAAAATCTTTTATGAAGTATAGGTAGCCCAAAAACTATATTTTGCACACTTGAATCTGGTAGCTATTGTTAACGGATAAACACAAGAAGGAATCATTATGCTTCGCTACATCATCTTTAGCATATTCTGCATAATCATTTTAGGATGTACTACACCCACCAACACTAAGATTCAAGCTTCTGCCGATGATCGGCGCTATCAAAGCCGCCAATTGCCTGGAATCAGTTACAAACTTATAAAAAAGCTAGATGCAATATCGAGTCTAGTGATTCCCCCTGCAAACCAGCGAGGTATTATTAAGCCTGATTTCCCATCGGCTTTGGCCCTATTAAATGAAATAGAAGATGATTGTAAACTAGGGTGTAATAACTATGAGAAATCTCAAATTCATAGGTACTACGGCTATATTTATTATCGACTTAATACACTTGAAAAGGCTAAGAGTGCTTATGATCAAGTATTAGCATACTCCCCTGATATACCCGTGGCAGTCGAGCTTGATACTTTACGTGCAGCACTAAATACCGCCGTTAAATTACAGAAACTTGAGGAAATAAGACCGTACTTAACAAAAATTGAAGCTTTGGCACCTCAGCAATTTGGAACGATAGCCTACGTAGAAGCTGTAGAGCTATACGATGAAGGCTTCAAGCAAGGAGCGTTGCGTGTAATTGATGTGTTAATCGATAAATATAAAAACCAAGAAGCTTCAGCCACATATTACAGCCTAAAAATAAGTATTCTTAACTCTCAAGGAAAAACGGATGAAATACCTGTTCTTGAAAAAGAGATTGAAAAATTTGAAGCTTACAACGAAACTCTAGTTTATTCAGTTACGCCTACTTTTCCCAAAAAAGCAATCCAGAGCAAAATCAATGGCTATTGTACTGTTGAATTCTCTATTCGACATACTGGCAAAACGTATGAACACAAAATAGTCGACTGCCCCAATCCTATATTCATACCAAGTAGTATAGAAGCAGCTAAGATGTTTATTTACAGACCAAAGATAGTGAATGGCAAAGCCATTAACATTAAAGGAGTAAGGAATCGCTTTACTTTTAACTATGGCAACTAACGATAAATTAAAGGTATGAAGTATAAAATATACTACTCAGACACACTGAGCTTCATCTCTATAACATTTGGCTCGAAACCAACTTTTTCATAGGCTTTTATGGCCGCACTATTTTGGCAATATACATCCAGGTAAAAATCAGTTACCCCCCTGGTTTTACTCCATGAAATAAGCTTATCAATAATATGTTGATTAACCCCTTTACCACGATATTCAGGCACAACAAACATAAATCCTAAATATGAGTGATAATCGTGTTTAAATGAAACCTTAGATTCCCTTATCTGTGCATAGCCGGTAGCAACAATAGTTGCAGAGGCCTCTGCAACAAGAACATAAGCATCATCACTCGAAATTAGGTGTTCTAAATTATAATATGTGGTTTTTTCGGATTTAATAGAGGAGTTAAATGGCCTTTCGGCATCGATAATACGTTGTTCCAGCTCAAGCAGCTGAGGAATATCATTCAAGTTTGCTTCTCTATAATCAGGCATAACATAATCCTTATTAGCAAAATGGTGAAAGTAAAATAAAGGATTTAGTCGATTTTACAAGGCTTGCCAATCCATATAGGCAACGATAGCCCCCTGCCGTTTTGGCTGTTTTGCCGCAGCTTGATTCCATCTTCGGATTAACGCAAGATTATATGCAGTTTTCGCAATTGCGATAGCATAATTAGAACAATACTCCGAAAACATAGGCGTACGCTGTTTTAAAATATCAAGTGCTTCGGTATCGCGTTGCAAATCCAATAGGACTGCGGAATAGTTGCTTAATAACAGAGGGTCGTCCTCACCACTATCAATTGCGTCTTTTAGCAAATGAGCGGCCTCTTCTAAAAGTTCAGTAAACTTACTGTGGTCACTCCAAGCTTCACGATATAATTTTACAGACTCATCTACTACGTTCATGGTTTATATCCCTAATAATATATAACGCTGATGTCGGTAGCTCTGCGCAACACACACCCATGTCCCCTTTTCATTAAGAATCATAATCACTGGGTATGACGGAATAGCACTTAGCGGGACTCGACACTCCACTCAGTATGATTTTATTGCGAAACGTACCCTCGTACATACCCCCCAACTTGGATGCAACCCTATTGCTAGCGCTGTTATCTGGATGTACATGAATCTCTATACGCTGAAAACCTAGCGACCGGAAGGCATATTTTATCGCTAAACGCGCAGCTTGAGTACAGACTCCCTGGCCCAAAGCAGAGGTTCTCACCCAATACCCAAGATTGCCAACTTTGTGCTGAGGCACAACTTGATTGATACCAACAGAGCCGAGAATCTCGCCAGAATAAACACTCTCAATGACAAACCTATAGTCTGTGCCTTTTTCCCAAACCTGAGCTGCAGATGAAATCCACTGTATAGCATCTTCCATGCTGTAGTCGTGTGTACACCATGACAACCACTGGCTTATATGTGAAGCTGAATCTACAACGGCTGCGTAGAATGCTTGCGCATCAGATTCACTAAATTGACGAATACCTATTTCCAAGATTATCCTCCTTAATCTAGAGACGATATACCCTAAAATCAGCTGTAAAGGGTCAGACAAAACGACGCTGTTGTTCTTTATAAGCCCAATCTGCAAAGCTTCACAGCAGACTAAGGTTACTCTCTATCTAGGTGTACAATTACACTTGACGAGCTTCAATGCAAGTAAAAAATCCGACGCTTAAAAGGCTACACACGTTTAGAAAAAGTAAGACTCTCTTGTTGTAAATTTACGTTTTAACTCACTGATCAATCGACATTCAATATTCAACAGGTATAATTGGCCAAAAAACGGACTAATAAAAATTCTAATATTGATTTCAAATTTATATTGATAGGTGTGAAAATGAAGTTTGATGTTCAGAAAAGTACGATAATAGATGCTCCCATCTCCAAGGTTCGCGAACTAGTGGAAGACTTCAACCACTGGAATAGTTGGTCTCCCTGGACAGTTCTAGAACCCAATTGTG
Protein-coding regions in this window:
- a CDS encoding energy transducer TonB; this encodes MLRYIIFSIFCIIILGCTTPTNTKIQASADDRRYQSRQLPGISYKLIKKLDAISSLVIPPANQRGIIKPDFPSALALLNEIEDDCKLGCNNYEKSQIHRYYGYIYYRLNTLEKAKSAYDQVLAYSPDIPVAVELDTLRAALNTAVKLQKLEEIRPYLTKIEALAPQQFGTIAYVEAVELYDEGFKQGALRVIDVLIDKYKNQEASATYYSLKISILNSQGKTDEIPVLEKEIEKFEAYNETLVYSVTPTFPKKAIQSKINGYCTVEFSIRHTGKTYEHKIVDCPNPIFIPSSIEAAKMFIYRPKIVNGKAINIKGVRNRFTFNYGN
- a CDS encoding GNAT family N-acetyltransferase translates to MPDYREANLNDIPQLLELEQRIIDAERPFNSSIKSEKTTYYNLEHLISSDDAYVLVAEASATIVATGYAQIRESKVSFKHDYHSYLGFMFVVPEYRGKGVNQHIIDKLISWSKTRGVTDFYLDVYCQNSAAIKAYEKVGFEPNVIEMKLSVSE
- a CDS encoding GNAT family N-acetyltransferase — its product is MEIGIRQFSESDAQAFYAAVVDSASHISQWLSWCTHDYSMEDAIQWISSAAQVWEKGTDYRFVIESVYSGEILGSVGINQVVPQHKVGNLGYWVRTSALGQGVCTQAARLAIKYAFRSLGFQRIEIHVHPDNSASNRVASKLGGMYEGTFRNKIILSGVSSPAKCYSVIPSDYDS